The proteins below are encoded in one region of Mycobacterium botniense:
- a CDS encoding class I adenylate-forming enzyme family protein, whose translation MPDRPAPARAQPASSSGRTLVTGIPRSHNPFAATGVARDVHGIPHYQQLPATLVEMLSEQVRQRPDSEAVVELGAGRLSYRQLWDRAARVAGGLRAGGLSRGERVGVRYRAGLNWVLAFWGTVMAGGIAVPVNTRSAQPEVEFILGDAGARVDLAPDTPLPYGEPYVDDAAERGDVAALFYTSGTTGRPKGVPTTHEAFLTNAENMLRCLGQPRDLGEQYRTLISVPLFHVTGCNSQLLVSAYVGGTSVIMPALDLPKLIAVLPEERISSLVTVPAVYSLLLRHDDFAGADLSGVRWVGYGGAPIAPSLVTSVKNAFTHAAVFNGYGMTETASLMTVLPDGEAVEHADSVGYAVPSVDLGVVPLGGDAGVGELVVRGANVTAGYWNRPEATATTIVDGWLHTGDVVRVDDAGRVHLIDRLKDIINRGGENISSVEVEAVLLAAPGVADAAVLGVPDEVMGEKVGAVLYGGQRQIDVAAVLEHCRRQLADFKVPQYVTVVGEPLPRNAGGKLLKGRLREQVHWGEPLR comes from the coding sequence ATGCCCGATCGCCCGGCTCCGGCGCGGGCCCAGCCCGCATCATCGTCGGGCAGAACTCTTGTCACCGGAATCCCGCGCAGCCACAACCCTTTCGCGGCGACGGGAGTAGCACGTGATGTGCACGGCATCCCGCACTACCAGCAGCTGCCGGCCACCTTGGTGGAGATGCTCTCCGAGCAAGTCCGGCAGCGTCCGGACAGCGAAGCCGTGGTCGAACTCGGTGCCGGGCGGTTGAGTTACCGGCAGTTGTGGGACCGCGCCGCCCGGGTCGCCGGCGGACTGCGCGCCGGTGGCCTGTCACGGGGCGAGCGTGTCGGCGTGCGCTATCGCGCGGGACTCAACTGGGTGCTGGCGTTCTGGGGCACGGTGATGGCCGGCGGCATTGCGGTGCCGGTCAATACCCGATCCGCCCAACCGGAGGTCGAGTTCATCCTTGGCGATGCCGGTGCCCGCGTGGATTTGGCTCCGGACACTCCGCTGCCTTATGGCGAGCCGTATGTGGACGACGCGGCTGAGCGCGGCGACGTTGCCGCGCTGTTCTACACCTCGGGCACCACCGGACGGCCCAAAGGCGTGCCGACGACCCATGAGGCGTTCTTGACCAATGCGGAGAACATGCTGCGCTGTCTCGGGCAGCCACGAGATCTGGGTGAGCAGTACCGCACGCTGATCTCGGTTCCGCTGTTTCACGTGACCGGCTGTAACTCGCAGCTGCTGGTCTCCGCCTATGTCGGCGGGACATCGGTGATCATGCCCGCACTGGATCTGCCGAAACTGATCGCCGTGCTACCCGAGGAGCGGATCTCGTCGCTGGTGACCGTTCCGGCGGTGTACTCTTTGCTGCTGCGCCACGACGATTTTGCGGGCGCCGACCTCTCCGGGGTTCGTTGGGTGGGTTACGGAGGCGCGCCGATCGCGCCGTCCTTGGTGACGTCGGTGAAAAACGCGTTTACGCACGCCGCCGTCTTCAACGGCTACGGCATGACCGAGACCGCGTCGCTGATGACGGTGCTGCCCGACGGCGAGGCCGTCGAACACGCCGACTCGGTCGGTTACGCGGTTCCCTCCGTGGATCTGGGCGTGGTTCCGTTGGGGGGCGACGCCGGTGTGGGTGAGCTGGTGGTGCGCGGCGCCAACGTCACCGCCGGCTACTGGAACCGGCCGGAAGCCACTGCCACCACAATCGTCGACGGCTGGCTGCACACCGGGGACGTTGTCCGCGTCGACGACGCGGGACGGGTGCACCTCATCGACCGGCTCAAGGACATCATCAACCGCGGCGGCGAGAACATATCCAGCGTCGAGGTCGAAGCCGTGCTGCTGGCCGCCCCGGGTGTGGCGGACGCGGCCGTGCTCGGTGTGCCCGACGAGGTCATGGGTGAGAAGGTCGGCGCGGTGCTCTACGGCGGCCAGCGGCAGATCGACGTGGCTGCAGTGCTGGAGCATTGCCGCCGGCAACTGGCCGATTTCAAAGTCCCGCAATACGTCACGGTGGTCGGCGAACCGCTGCCGCGCAACGCCGGCGGCAAACTTCTCAAGGGCCGGCTGCGCGAACAAGTGCACTGGGGTGAGCCGCTTCGATGA
- a CDS encoding flavodoxin family protein yields the protein MSKTLLVVHHTPSPTTRELLEAVLAGANDPEIDGVDVVVRPALAATVPDMLHADGYLFGTTANLGYMSGALKHFFDTVYYPSLDHVAGRPYGLWVHGNNDTVGAVSAVDKVATGLSLTKAADALEVIGALDAAIRARAYELGGTLAATLME from the coding sequence ATGAGTAAAACGCTGCTGGTCGTCCACCACACCCCGTCGCCGACCACCCGCGAACTCCTCGAAGCCGTGCTGGCCGGTGCGAACGACCCCGAGATCGATGGTGTCGACGTGGTCGTGCGACCTGCGCTGGCGGCGACCGTGCCGGACATGCTCCACGCTGACGGGTACCTGTTCGGCACGACGGCCAACCTCGGTTACATGTCCGGCGCGCTCAAGCACTTCTTCGACACCGTGTACTACCCGAGCCTGGATCACGTGGCCGGCCGGCCCTACGGTCTGTGGGTACATGGCAATAACGACACGGTGGGCGCGGTGAGCGCGGTGGACAAGGTGGCCACCGGGCTGTCCTTGACCAAGGCCGCCGACGCGCTGGAAGTGATCGGCGCACTCGATGCCGCGATCCGTGCGCGGGCCTACGAGCTGGGCGGCACGCTGGCTGCGACGTTGATGGAGTGA
- a CDS encoding tetratricopeptide repeat protein: MTRTVRTQLLVAVMCAALLVYLVLLTRIAVAMIGSGRGVATGLGVALLALPVIGLWAMIATLRAGFTHRRLARLIAEEEMELDISALPRHPSGRLDTTAADALFDSVRTELEAHPEDWRRWYRLARAYDYAGDRRRAREAMKKAVALQETHE; the protein is encoded by the coding sequence ATGACCAGGACGGTGCGGACCCAGCTGCTGGTCGCGGTCATGTGCGCGGCGCTGCTGGTGTACCTCGTGCTGCTGACCCGCATCGCCGTCGCCATGATCGGCTCCGGCCGGGGTGTGGCCACCGGCCTGGGGGTGGCGCTGCTGGCCCTGCCGGTAATCGGGTTGTGGGCGATGATCGCCACCCTGCGTGCCGGGTTCACCCACCGCAGGCTGGCCCGACTCATCGCAGAAGAGGAAATGGAACTCGATATCAGCGCGCTGCCGCGACATCCCTCAGGGCGTCTGGACACAACCGCGGCCGATGCGCTGTTCGACTCCGTCCGCACCGAACTGGAAGCGCACCCCGAGGACTGGCGGCGCTGGTACCGCCTGGCCCGCGCCTACGACTACGCCGGGGACCGCCGCCGCGCGCGGGAAGCCATGAAGAAAGCCGTCGCGTTGCAGGAAACCCATGAGTAA
- the dapB gene encoding 4-hydroxy-tetrahydrodipicolinate reductase yields the protein MRVGVLGAKGKVGSTMVRAVQAAEDLTLSAQVDAGDPLSLFTESHTDVVIDFTHPDVVMDNLKFLIDNGIDAVVGTTGFTDERLQQVRSWLAAKPGTAALIAPNFAIGAVLCMHFAKQAAPFYDSVEIIELHHPHKADAPSGTALRTAKLIAEARKQLPPNPDATTVSLPGARGAEVDGIPVHSVRLAGLVAHQEVLFGMAGETLIIRHDSLDRTSFVPGVLMAVRRIRERPGLTVGLEPLLNLR from the coding sequence ATGCGGGTAGGAGTGCTGGGAGCCAAGGGCAAAGTCGGATCGACGATGGTGCGGGCTGTACAGGCCGCCGAAGACCTGACACTTTCCGCCCAGGTCGACGCCGGTGATCCGCTGAGCCTATTCACCGAGAGCCATACCGACGTAGTCATCGACTTCACCCACCCCGACGTTGTCATGGATAACCTGAAGTTTCTGATCGACAACGGGATTGATGCTGTGGTGGGCACCACTGGCTTCACCGATGAACGGCTGCAGCAGGTGCGCTCCTGGCTGGCCGCCAAACCCGGAACCGCCGCGCTGATCGCGCCCAACTTTGCGATCGGAGCGGTGCTGTGCATGCATTTCGCCAAACAGGCCGCGCCGTTCTACGACTCAGTCGAAATCATCGAACTGCACCACCCGCATAAGGCCGACGCCCCGTCCGGCACCGCCCTGCGTACCGCCAAGCTGATCGCTGAAGCGCGAAAACAGTTACCGCCCAATCCCGATGCCACCACCGTCAGCCTGCCCGGCGCGCGCGGCGCCGAGGTCGACGGCATCCCGGTGCACTCGGTGCGGTTAGCCGGACTGGTCGCGCACCAGGAGGTGCTGTTCGGCATGGCAGGGGAGACACTCATCATCCGCCACGACAGCCTCGACCGCACCTCCTTCGTGCCGGGTGTGCTGATGGCGGTGCGGCGCATCAGGGAACGTCCGGGTTTGACAGTGGGCCTCGAACCCCTGCTCAACCTGCGATGA
- a CDS encoding Lrp/AsnC family transcriptional regulator codes for MAGYSTEYDGSATGSPKNLRPVDLDDVDRKILSVLHDDARITNNALADTVGIAPSTCHGRVRRLLDLGVIRGFYTDIDPVAIGLPLQAMISVNLQSNARGKIRSFIQEIRNRRQVIDVYFLAGPDDFILHVAARDTEDLRSFVVENLNANADVAGTQTSLIFEHLRGAAPL; via the coding sequence ATGGCCGGTTATTCTACGGAATATGACGGTAGCGCGACCGGGTCGCCGAAGAATCTTCGGCCGGTCGATCTTGATGACGTGGATCGCAAGATTCTCAGTGTGCTGCACGATGATGCGCGTATCACCAACAACGCACTGGCCGACACGGTCGGTATCGCGCCGTCAACGTGTCATGGCCGTGTTCGGCGGCTGCTGGACCTCGGTGTGATCCGCGGGTTTTACACCGACATCGACCCGGTCGCAATCGGATTGCCGCTGCAGGCGATGATCTCGGTCAACCTGCAATCCAATGCGCGTGGAAAGATCCGCAGTTTCATTCAGGAGATCCGGAACAGGCGGCAGGTCATCGACGTGTATTTCCTGGCCGGTCCCGATGATTTCATCCTGCATGTGGCCGCCCGCGACACCGAGGACCTGCGGTCGTTCGTGGTCGAAAACCTCAATGCCAACGCCGACGTGGCGGGAACCCAGACGTCGCTGATTTTCGAGCATCTCCGCGGGGCGGCACCACTGTAG
- the ald gene encoding alanine dehydrogenase encodes MRVGIPAETKNNEFRVAITPAGAAELTRRGHEVLIQAGAGEGSAIADGDFKAAGAQLIGSADEVWAAADLLLKVKEPTPLEYRHMRRGQTLFAFLHLAASRTCTEALLSSGATAIAYETVQTADGSLPLLAPMSEVAGRLSAQVGAYQLMRTQGGRGVLMGGVPGVEPAEVVVIGGGRAGYNAARTASGMGAAVTVLDINVNKLRELDAEFGCRIRTCYSSTYELENAVKGADLVIGAVLVPGARAPKVVANSLVAAMKPGAVLVDIAIDQGGCFEDSRPTTHDDPTFAVHDTLFYCVTNMPSAVPKTSTWALTNATMPYVIKLADHGWRAACRSDPALAKGLSTHDGALLSEQVAADLGLPFTDRASVLR; translated from the coding sequence ATGCGTGTCGGGATTCCGGCCGAAACCAAAAACAACGAATTCCGGGTGGCCATCACCCCGGCGGGCGCTGCTGAACTGACCCGGCGCGGCCACGAGGTACTCATCCAAGCCGGCGCCGGGGAAGGCTCGGCGATTGCCGACGGGGATTTCAAGGCGGCGGGCGCCCAGCTGATCGGCAGCGCCGACGAGGTCTGGGCGGCAGCCGACCTGCTGCTCAAGGTCAAAGAGCCGACCCCGCTCGAATACCGGCACATGCGCCGCGGCCAGACCCTGTTCGCCTTTTTGCACCTGGCCGCCTCGCGCACCTGCACCGAAGCGCTGCTGTCTTCCGGCGCAACGGCAATCGCGTATGAGACCGTGCAGACCGCGGACGGCTCCCTGCCGCTGCTGGCCCCGATGAGCGAGGTCGCCGGACGGTTGTCGGCTCAAGTCGGTGCATATCAGCTGATGCGCACCCAGGGCGGGCGCGGGGTGCTGATGGGCGGTGTGCCCGGCGTCGAACCGGCCGAGGTGGTCGTGATCGGCGGCGGCCGGGCCGGCTATAACGCGGCCCGCACCGCCAGTGGGATGGGCGCGGCTGTCACGGTTTTGGACATCAACGTCAACAAACTGCGGGAACTCGACGCCGAGTTCGGCTGCCGAATCCGCACCTGTTACTCGTCGACGTACGAGCTCGAGAACGCTGTCAAAGGCGCCGACCTCGTCATCGGGGCAGTGCTGGTACCCGGTGCCCGAGCGCCCAAGGTGGTCGCGAATTCACTTGTCGCGGCTATGAAACCGGGCGCCGTGCTGGTGGACATCGCCATAGATCAGGGCGGCTGCTTTGAAGACTCGCGCCCGACCACCCACGACGACCCGACGTTCGCCGTGCATGACACCCTGTTCTACTGCGTGACGAATATGCCCAGCGCGGTGCCGAAAACCTCGACCTGGGCGTTGACCAACGCGACCATGCCGTACGTGATCAAGCTCGCCGATCACGGCTGGCGGGCGGCATGCCGGTCGGATCCGGCGCTGGCCAAAGGGCTTTCGACGCACGACGGTGCCCTACTGTCCGAGCAGGTGGCGGCCGACCTGGGTTTGCCGTTCACCGACCGCGCCAGTGTGCTGCGCTGA
- a CDS encoding nitronate monooxygenase: MVLGFWDLAVPVVGAPMAGGPGTPELAAAVSNAGGLGFVAGGYLSPERFAEDITAARAATTGPIGANLFVPQPSVADYLQLEHYAEALDEVAEHYDVEVGMPRFGDNDGWTRKLEVVADLRPEVVSFTFGAPSPDVLRWLGSLGIVLLITVTSAYEAGVAIAAGADGLVVQGPGAGGHRGTFAPDMRPGTESLGELLDRIAATHDVPLIAAGGLGTPEDVAGVLNRGAVAAQVGTALLLADEAGTNSVHRSALRNPQFSNTVVTRAFSGRYARGLENDFTRLLDDVAPLGYPEVNHMTAPIRAAAVARDDPHGTNLWAGTGYRSACPGPAADIVKKLGGA; this comes from the coding sequence ATGGTATTGGGCTTCTGGGATCTTGCGGTGCCCGTGGTCGGGGCGCCGATGGCCGGCGGTCCTGGTACGCCGGAGCTGGCGGCCGCGGTCTCCAATGCCGGCGGGCTTGGCTTCGTGGCCGGCGGGTATCTGAGCCCGGAGCGTTTCGCCGAGGACATCACGGCCGCCCGCGCCGCGACCACGGGCCCGATTGGGGCCAACTTGTTCGTGCCCCAACCCAGCGTGGCCGACTACCTGCAGTTGGAGCACTACGCCGAGGCGCTCGATGAGGTGGCCGAACACTACGACGTCGAGGTCGGGATGCCCCGTTTCGGCGACAACGACGGCTGGACGCGCAAGCTCGAGGTGGTGGCCGACCTTCGGCCCGAGGTGGTGTCTTTCACCTTCGGCGCCCCGTCACCGGACGTGTTGCGCTGGCTGGGATCGCTGGGAATCGTGCTGCTGATCACGGTGACATCGGCTTATGAGGCCGGCGTGGCCATCGCAGCGGGTGCGGACGGCTTGGTGGTGCAGGGACCGGGCGCCGGGGGACACCGCGGCACGTTCGCGCCCGACATGAGACCCGGCACCGAATCATTGGGTGAACTGCTCGACCGGATCGCTGCGACTCATGACGTTCCGCTCATCGCGGCCGGTGGTCTGGGTACCCCGGAGGACGTCGCCGGCGTATTGAACAGAGGAGCGGTGGCCGCCCAGGTCGGCACCGCACTGCTATTGGCCGACGAGGCGGGCACCAACTCCGTGCATCGAAGCGCGCTGCGCAACCCGCAATTCAGCAACACCGTCGTTACCCGGGCCTTTTCGGGCCGGTATGCGCGTGGTCTGGAAAACGACTTCACCCGTCTCCTCGACGACGTTGCGCCGCTGGGTTATCCGGAGGTTAACCACATGACGGCACCGATCCGCGCGGCCGCGGTCGCGCGGGATGACCCGCACGGGACGAATTTGTGGGCCGGAACTGGGTACCGCTCGGCCTGCCCGGGGCCAGCGGCAGACATCGTCAAGAAACTCGGCGGCGCATGA
- a CDS encoding polyribonucleotide nucleotidyltransferase — protein MSVAEIDQGVFESTAVIDNGSFGTRTIRFETGRLAQQATGSAVAYLDDENMLLSATTVGKTPKEQFDFFPLTVDVEERMYAAGRIPGSFFRREGRPSNDAILTCRLIDRPLRPSFVEGLRNEIQIVVTILSLDPNELYDVLAINAASISTQLGGLPFSGPIGGVRVALIDGTWVAFPTVEQLERAVFDMVVAGRVINSAGAGEPDVAIMMVEAEATENVIELIGHGAQAPTEAVVAEGLEAAKPFIATLCAAQQELADVAAKPVGEYPLFPDYGDDVYYAVSSIATDELAAALTIAGKTERNQRTDEIKAQVLERLADTYAGREKEISAAFRALTKKLVRQRILTDHFRIDGRGVADIRALSAEVAVVPRAHGSALFERGETQILGVTTLDMIKMAQQIDSLGPETTKRYMHHYNFPPFSTGETGRIGSPKRREIGHGALAERALVPVLPSLEEFPYAIRQVSEALGSNGSTSMGSVCASTLALLNAGVPLKAPVAGIAMGLVSDDVELPDGRIERRFVTLTDILGAEDAFGDMDFKVAGTRDFVTALQLDTKLDGIPSQVLAGALAQARDARLTILDVMAEAIDKPDEMSPYAPRVTTIKVPVDKIGEVIGPKGKIINAITEETGAQISIEDDGTVYVGATDGPSAQAAIDRINAIANPQLPTVGERYLGTVVKTTDFGAFVSLLPGRDGLVHISKLGKGKRIAKVEDVVNVGDKLRVEIADIDKRGKISLVLVPESADADSATGEAAPADAATASS, from the coding sequence ATGTCTGTAGCTGAAATCGACCAAGGCGTGTTCGAATCGACCGCTGTCATCGACAACGGGAGCTTCGGCACCCGCACCATCCGTTTCGAGACCGGGCGGCTGGCTCAGCAAGCCACCGGTTCGGCCGTCGCCTACCTTGACGACGAGAACATGCTGCTGTCAGCCACCACCGTCGGCAAGACCCCCAAGGAGCAGTTCGACTTCTTCCCCCTGACGGTTGACGTCGAGGAGCGCATGTATGCGGCCGGCCGCATTCCCGGGTCATTCTTCCGGCGCGAGGGCCGGCCGTCCAATGACGCAATCCTGACCTGCCGGCTCATCGACCGCCCGCTGCGCCCGTCGTTCGTCGAGGGACTGCGTAACGAGATCCAGATCGTGGTGACGATCCTGAGCCTGGATCCCAACGAGCTCTACGACGTGCTGGCGATTAACGCCGCGTCCATCTCCACTCAGCTGGGCGGTCTGCCGTTTTCCGGGCCTATCGGCGGGGTGCGGGTGGCGCTTATCGACGGCACCTGGGTCGCGTTCCCCACGGTCGAGCAGCTCGAGCGGGCAGTCTTCGACATGGTGGTGGCCGGTCGCGTGATCAACTCCGCCGGCGCGGGCGAACCCGACGTCGCCATCATGATGGTGGAAGCCGAGGCCACCGAAAACGTCATCGAACTCATCGGGCACGGCGCCCAGGCACCGACGGAAGCCGTGGTGGCCGAAGGTCTGGAGGCCGCGAAACCGTTCATCGCCACGTTATGCGCCGCGCAGCAGGAACTCGCCGATGTGGCCGCCAAACCGGTCGGGGAGTACCCGTTGTTTCCCGACTACGGCGACGATGTCTACTACGCGGTCTCCTCGATCGCTACCGACGAGCTGGCCGCCGCGCTGACCATCGCCGGCAAGACCGAGCGCAACCAGCGCACCGACGAAATCAAGGCCCAGGTGCTTGAGCGGCTTGCCGACACCTACGCCGGCCGGGAGAAAGAGATCAGCGCGGCATTCCGCGCACTGACCAAAAAACTGGTGCGCCAGCGGATCCTCACCGACCACTTCCGCATCGACGGGCGCGGTGTCGCCGACATCCGCGCGTTGTCGGCCGAGGTCGCGGTGGTGCCGCGGGCCCACGGCAGCGCGCTGTTCGAACGCGGCGAAACACAGATTCTGGGTGTGACCACACTGGACATGATCAAGATGGCCCAACAGATCGACTCGTTGGGGCCGGAAACCACCAAGCGCTACATGCACCACTACAACTTCCCGCCGTTCTCCACCGGGGAGACCGGTCGCATCGGCTCACCCAAGCGGCGTGAGATCGGGCACGGCGCACTGGCGGAACGGGCGCTGGTGCCGGTGCTGCCCAGCCTGGAGGAGTTCCCGTACGCCATCCGGCAGGTATCCGAGGCACTGGGCTCCAACGGCTCCACATCGATGGGCTCGGTGTGCGCGTCGACGCTGGCGCTGCTCAACGCCGGGGTGCCGCTGAAAGCACCGGTGGCCGGGATCGCGATGGGCCTGGTCTCCGACGATGTCGAGCTACCCGACGGACGAATCGAGCGGCGCTTCGTCACGCTGACCGACATCCTGGGTGCGGAGGACGCGTTCGGGGACATGGACTTCAAGGTCGCCGGCACCCGTGACTTCGTCACCGCCCTGCAGCTGGACACCAAGCTCGACGGGATCCCCTCGCAGGTGCTCGCCGGGGCGCTCGCCCAGGCCCGGGACGCCCGGCTGACCATCTTGGACGTCATGGCGGAGGCGATCGACAAACCCGACGAGATGAGCCCATATGCGCCGCGGGTCACCACGATCAAGGTGCCGGTGGACAAGATCGGCGAGGTGATCGGGCCCAAAGGCAAGATCATCAACGCGATCACCGAGGAGACCGGTGCGCAGATCTCCATCGAGGATGACGGCACCGTCTACGTCGGAGCCACAGACGGGCCGTCAGCGCAGGCCGCGATCGACCGGATCAACGCGATCGCTAATCCGCAGCTGCCCACGGTCGGAGAGCGATACCTCGGAACTGTTGTCAAGACAACCGATTTCGGTGCGTTTGTGTCGCTGCTGCCGGGCCGTGACGGTCTGGTGCACATCTCCAAACTCGGCAAAGGCAAGCGCATCGCCAAGGTCGAGGACGTCGTCAACGTGGGCGATAAGCTGCGCGTGGAAATCGCCGATATCGACAAACGCGGCAAGATCTCGTTGGTTCTGGTCCCCGAGTCGGCCGACGCAGACTCCGCCACGGGTGAGGCCGCGCCAGCCGATGCCGCGACGGCCAGCAGCTAA
- the lppU gene encoding LppU family putative lipoprotein — protein MRALPAAAIAAVALIGALTGCSSMADWADLTVGDCLRLGGTAERPQVIKVQCGSPLSTFRVAATVATREQCPADVDSSYSMRTMFTNTSNTACLDIDWVVGGCMSVDPATNADPLRVDCNDHTVPHRQRATQILRNLPEPVSVDQCASGVGYAYTQRRFAVCVENVA, from the coding sequence ATGCGGGCTTTGCCTGCGGCAGCGATCGCCGCAGTCGCGCTCATCGGGGCACTGACCGGGTGCTCGTCGATGGCGGACTGGGCAGACCTAACGGTTGGCGATTGTCTGCGGCTCGGTGGTACCGCGGAACGGCCGCAGGTCATCAAAGTGCAGTGCGGCAGCCCTCTGTCCACCTTCAGAGTCGCGGCCACGGTCGCGACCCGCGAGCAGTGCCCGGCCGACGTGGACTCGTCGTACTCGATGCGCACTATGTTCACCAACACGAGCAACACCGCATGCCTGGACATCGACTGGGTGGTCGGCGGCTGTATGAGTGTGGACCCGGCAACCAACGCCGACCCGTTGCGGGTCGACTGCAACGACCACACCGTGCCGCATCGCCAGCGAGCCACACAGATTCTGCGGAACCTCCCCGAGCCGGTCAGCGTCGACCAGTGCGCGAGCGGGGTGGGCTACGCCTACACCCAGCGGCGGTTTGCGGTATGTGTGGAGAACGTTGCCTAA
- the rpsO gene encoding 30S ribosomal protein S15, translating into MALTAEQKKEILRTYGLHETDTGSPEAQVALLTKRIADLTEHLKVHKHDHHSRRGLLLLVGRRRRLLKYVAQIDVERYRSLIERLGLRR; encoded by the coding sequence GTGGCGCTGACAGCCGAGCAGAAGAAAGAAATCCTGCGAACGTACGGTCTGCATGAGACCGACACCGGATCCCCGGAGGCGCAAGTTGCGCTGCTGACCAAGCGGATTGCGGACCTGACCGAGCACCTCAAGGTGCATAAGCACGACCATCACTCCCGGCGCGGGTTGCTGCTGCTGGTGGGGCGGCGGCGGCGGCTGCTCAAGTATGTGGCCCAGATCGATGTGGAGCGCTACCGCTCCCTCATCGAGCGGCTGGGTCTGCGCCGCTAG
- a CDS encoding bifunctional riboflavin kinase/FAD synthetase has product MQRWRGQEEIPTDWGRCVVTIGVFDGVHRGHAELIAHAVKAGRTRGLPTVLMTFDPHPMEVVFPGSHPAQLTTLARRAELVEQMGVDVFLVMPFTSDFMKLTPERYIHELLVERLHVVEVVVGENFTFGKKATGTVETLRRAGERFGFAVESMSLVSERHDSEIVTFSSTYIRSCVDAGDVVAAAEALGRPHRVEGVVVRGDGRGTALGFPTANVAPPMYSAIPADGVYAAWFTVLGHGPVTGTVAPGERYRAAVSIGTNPTFSGRTRTVEAYVLDTVADLYGQHVALDFVARIRSQRKFDTVEALIAAMTADTERARALLSAG; this is encoded by the coding sequence GTGCAACGGTGGCGGGGACAAGAGGAGATCCCCACGGACTGGGGCCGGTGTGTGGTCACTATCGGGGTGTTCGACGGCGTCCACCGCGGACACGCCGAGCTGATCGCGCACGCGGTCAAGGCCGGCCGGACGCGCGGTCTGCCGACGGTGCTGATGACGTTTGACCCGCACCCGATGGAGGTGGTCTTCCCGGGCAGTCACCCGGCTCAGCTGACGACCCTGGCCCGCCGGGCCGAGCTGGTCGAGCAGATGGGTGTCGATGTGTTCCTGGTGATGCCGTTCACCAGCGATTTCATGAAGCTCACCCCAGAGCGCTACATCCATGAGCTGCTGGTTGAGCGTCTGCACGTGGTGGAAGTCGTTGTGGGGGAGAATTTCACCTTCGGCAAAAAGGCCACCGGCACCGTCGAGACGCTGCGCCGGGCCGGTGAGCGCTTCGGATTCGCGGTGGAGTCGATGTCACTGGTCTCTGAGCGGCACGACAGCGAGATCGTCACGTTCTCCTCGACCTATATCCGATCGTGCGTGGATGCCGGTGACGTGGTAGCCGCCGCCGAGGCCCTGGGCCGCCCGCACCGCGTCGAGGGCGTGGTGGTCCGCGGCGACGGCCGGGGCACTGCGCTGGGGTTCCCCACTGCCAACGTGGCGCCACCGATGTATTCGGCGATCCCGGCCGACGGTGTCTACGCCGCCTGGTTCACTGTGCTGGGGCACGGACCGGTGACCGGAACCGTGGCGCCGGGTGAACGCTACCGGGCCGCGGTCTCCATCGGCACCAACCCCACTTTTTCCGGACGCACCCGCACCGTGGAGGCCTACGTGCTGGACACCGTCGCTGACCTCTACGGACAGCATGTGGCGCTGGATTTCGTCGCACGCATCCGGTCACAGCGCAAGTTCGACACGGTGGAAGCGCTGATCGCCGCGATGACCGCCGACACGGAGCGGGCGCGTGCGTTGCTGTCGGCCGGCTAA